A window from Podospora bellae-mahoneyi strain CBS 112042 chromosome 1 map unlocalized CBS112042p_1, whole genome shotgun sequence encodes these proteins:
- a CDS encoding uncharacterized protein (EggNog:ENOG503NVSF; COG:E; antiSMASH:Cluster_1), with protein MSATLLINLPARRSQLSRAASVIMPPTVQFNSSATSWRSSPPTDLGSTTSQTIQTFHSLLPSYSPTPLQPLPSIAQDLGIKAVYLKSEASRLGLPSFKILGASWAVYRAVLEFLAVGLVPNQALPSLDDIKKVIHDRGLDELKVITATAGNWGRAVAKMAGYLGLKTVVFGSDHMHPTTRELIRNEGLGTEVRVVKGSIVDAANEAREYAMEEGREKERLLVMDMGFVGGEKVPGWVVEGYSTMLTEYETQIREQTDGQRGATHAFVPCGCGSIASAVTQFFRDAKREDDVKVVVVEPDSAACLLASLERGEYSTVETGDETIMCGMNCGTLSGSAWEVLGKGVEAGVAVTDKEAHRAVVDLENEGVEAGPCGAATLAGLRRVCADVSAREKLGLGAEAVVVLFCTEGKREYEVPV; from the exons ATGTCCGCCACCCTTCTCATCAACCTTCCGGCAAGAAGATCCCAACTCAGTCGTGCTGCCAGTGTCATCATGCCCCCAACAGTCCAGTTcaactcctccgccacctcatGGCGCTCTTCACCCCCCACAGACCTGggcagcaccacctcccaaacGATCCAAACCTttcactccctcctcccctcctacAGCCCCACACCCCTCCAGCCCCTTCCCTCCATCGCCCAAGACCTAGGTATCAAAGCCGTCTACCTCAAAAGCGAAGCCTCCCGGCTCGGGCTCCCTTCGTTCAAAATACTAGGTGCCTCATGGGCTGTTTACCGCGCCGTCCTTGAATTCCTTGCCGTTGGGCTGGTCCCCAACCAGGCACTCCCCTCTCTGGATGACATTAAGAAAGTGATCCACGACAGGGGTTTGGACGAGTTAAAGGTAATCACCGCCACAGCAGGCAACTGGGGACGGGCggtggccaagatggcgggGTATCTCGGTTTGAAGACCGTGGTTTTCGGGAGTGATCATATGCATCCTACCACAAGAGAACTGATACGCAACGAGGGGCTAGGGACCGAGGTTAGGGTGGTGAAAGGGAGTATTGTTGATGCTGCGAACGAGGCGAGGGAGTATGCGAtggaagaggggagggaaaaagAGAGGTTGTTGGTTATGGATATGGGttttgtgggaggggagaaagTTCCTGGG TGGGTTGTGGAGGGATACAGCACTATGCTTACGGAGTACGAGACTCAGATTCGGGAACAAACTGATGGTCAACGGGGTGCGACACATGCTTTTGTTCCTTGCGGTTGTGGATCTATCGCGAGTGCTGTCACGCAGTTTTTTAGGGACGCCAAAAGGGAGGATGATGTGAAAGTTGTGGTTGTCGAGCCGGATTCTGCGGCTTGTTTGTTGGCTTCACTTGAAAGGGGAGAGTATAGTACGGTTGAGACAGGGGATGAGACGATTATGTGTGGGATGAACTGTGGGACACTGTCAGGGAGCGCTTGGGAGGTTTTGGGGAAAGGTGTGGAGGCGGGTGTAGCTGTGACTGATAAAGAGGCTCATCGGGCTGTGGTGGATCTTGAGaatgagggggttgaagcTGGGCCTTGCGGTGCGGCTACATTGGCCGGGTTGAGGAGAGTCTGCGCGGATGTttcggcgagggagaagttAGGGTTGGGtgcggaggcggtggtagTGTTGTTCTGTAccgaggggaagagggaatATGAGGTGCCAGTGTAA
- a CDS encoding uncharacterized protein (antiSMASH:Cluster_2), with the protein MQVHSKGKTVWYHVSETGTLCRSPSQFTLRKKSISTSTKHWMAYQLSRTDRGFVRSTVNSVWRISYCPEVNNCRSSFPKLPARTPRNLHLNYDLIAPRTNATPKTLHLRTGPWPKSPILLTAGFISRVFFLTVSAHGNIPSNLSSEVAPCRNDDHNPTSYTHNYPHKTHQIWEYGRNKIVPHPAGMPLARQCDSQARQDRTWRVTE; encoded by the exons ATGCAAGTCCACTCCAAAGGCAAGACGGTGTGGTATCACGTCTCGGAAACTGGGACTTTATGCAGATCCCCCAGCCAATTCACCCTCCGAAAAAAATCCATCTCG ACTTCTACGAAACACTGGATGGCCTATCAACTCTCTAGAACTGACCGGGGTTTCGTCCGGTCCACCGTGAACTCCGTTTGGCGGATTTCCTATTGCCCAGAAGTGAACAACTGCCGCTCAAgcttccccaagctcccgGCCCGAACACCAAGAAATCTTCATCTGAACTATGACCTCATCGCACCCCGCACCAATGCGACCCCTAAAACCCTTCACTTGCGAACCGGACCTTGGCCGAAGTCACCAATACTCCTAACTGCAGGTTTCATATCAAGAGTTTTTTTTCTGACCGTATCCGC CCATGGGAATATCCCTTCAAACCTTTCATCCGAGGTTGCACCATGCAGAAACGATGATCACAATCCAACCTCTTACACCCACAACTACCCACACAAAACCCACCAGATCTGGGAATATGGGCGGAACAAGATCGTCCCTCACCCCGCTGGGATGCCCTTAGCCCGCCAATGCGATTCACAGGCTCGACAGGACCGCACGTGGAGAGTTACCGAGTGA
- a CDS encoding uncharacterized protein (COG:P; antiSMASH:Cluster_2; EggNog:ENOG503NV25; SMCOG1169:sugar transport protein), with amino-acid sequence MAPPKFMGLSGRPLSMMVSAVATTGFLLFGYDQGVMSGIITAPAFNNMFPETKDNSTMQGFVTAIYEIGCLAGAMFMLWAGDLLGRRRGIIAGASIMLIGVIIQVATVKDKNPLAQLIVGRVIMGVGNGMNTSTIPTYQAECSKTSNRGLLICIEGGVIAFGTLIAYWLDYGASYGPDDLVWRFPIAFQVIFAVLIIFPMMFLPESPRWLLSHQREAEADRVIAAIRGYEEGSPEALLERNLIVDSLRASGGYGQKSTPVKALFTHGKTQHFRRMLLGSSAQFFQQVGGCNAVIYYFPILFEESIGTDHNMSLLLGGVNMIVYSIFATTSWFIVERVGRRKMFLIGSLGQSLSMVITFACLIDGKEMTARGAAVGLFTYIAFFGATWLPLPWLYPAEVNPIKTRAKANAVSTCVNWLFNFVIVMVTPIMVSNIGWGTYLFFAATNACFIPVIYFFYPETAKRSLEEIDIIFAKGHAEKMSYVRAAKELPHLQPEEIEGYARKYGLVGHGESDSSTEVGTIGDERRDVEKNFSGQSGNTTNSSDEGLPGRGRGPSVVDEGGVESGFGDGVNTSRKADN; translated from the exons ATGGCGCCACCAAAGTTCATGGGCCTCTCTGGGAGGCCGTTATCCATGATGGTATCAGCTGTTGCGACGACGgggttcctcctcttcggttACGACCAAGGTGTGATGAGTGGTATCATCACGGCCCCAGCTTTCAACAACATGTTtccagaaacaaaagacaaCTCGACAATGCAAGGATTTGTGACGGCCATTTACGAGATCGGATGTCTGGCGGGCGCCATGTTCATGCTTTGGGCTGGTGATCTGCTCGGCAGACGACGAGGCATCATTGCGGGCGCCAGCATCATGTTGATTGGCGTTATCATTCAGGTTGCGACGGTCAAGGATAAGAACCCGCTGGCTCAGCTCATCGTTGGTCGCGTTATCATGGGCGTTGGAAACGGCATGAACACCTCGACAATTCCCACTTACCAGG CTGAATGCAGTAAGACGTCCAATCGAGGACTTTTGATCTGTATCGAAGGTGGTGTCATCGCTTTCGGTACACTGATCGCCTACTGGCTCGACTACGGTGCTTCCTACGGCCCCGATGACCTTGTCTGGCGTTTCCCTATTGCCTTCCAGGTCATCTTCGCCGtgctcatcatcttccccatgATGTTCCTTCCCGAGTCGCCGAGATGGCTTCTGAGCCACCAGCGCGAGGCGGAAGCTGACCGagtcatcgccgccatccgTGGTTACGAAGAGGGAAGCCCCGAGGCTCTGCTCGAGCGCAACCTCATTGTCGATTCTCTCCGTGCCTCTGGTGGTTATGGCCAGAAGAGCACTCCCGTCAAGGCTCTCTTCACTCACGGTAAAACGCAGCACTTCCGCCGCATGCTGCTCGGTTCCTCGGCCCAGTTTTTCCAGCAGGTCGGCGGCTGTAACGCAGTCATTTACTATTTCCCCATCCTGTTCGAGGAGTCCATCGGCACCGATCACAACATGTCACTCCTCTTGGGCGGTGTCAACATGATCGTTTATTCCATCTTCGCCACCACTTCCTGGTTCATCGTCGAGCGCGTCGGCCGGAGAAAGATGTTCCTCATCGGGAGTTTGGGACAGTCCCTTTCCATGGTCATCACGTTCGCCTGCCTTATTGACGGCAAGGAAATGACTGCTCGCGGCGCTGCTGTGGGCTTGTTTACCTACATTGCCTTCTTCGGCGCCACCTGGCTCCCCTTGCCCTGGCTCTACCCTGCCGAAGTCAACCCCATCAAGACCAGAGCCAAAGCCAACGCTGTCTCCACCTGTGTCAACTGGCTGTTCAACTTTGTCATTGTCATGGTTACGCCTATCATGGTCTCCAACATTGGCTGGGGAACCTACCTCTTCTTTGCAGCAACAAACGCTTGCTTCATCCCGGTCATTTACTTCTTCTACCCTGAGACAGCAAAGAGATCTCTCGAAGAGATCGACATCATCTTTGCCAAGGGCCACGCAGAGAAGATGAGCTATGTCCGGGCTGCGAAGGAGCTGCCGCATTTGCAGCCAGAGGAGATTGAAGGGTACGCGAGAAAGTATGGTCTTGTTGGGCACGGCGAGAGCGATAGCTCGACTGAAGTTGGAACTATTGGTGATGAGAGGAGAGATGTGGAGAAGAATTTCAGTGGACAGAGCGGAAATACGACGAATAGCAGTGATGAGGGGTTGCCTGGCAGAGGGCGGGGTCCGtcggttgttgatgaggggggtgtggaAAGTGGTTTTGGGGATGGAGTTAACACGAGTAGGAAGGCTGATAATTAG